A region from the Gemmatimonadaceae bacterium genome encodes:
- a CDS encoding DUF3341 domain-containing protein has product MRRGLVAAFPHLDDTCDAIEALKKANFTNFTVYTPTPRHEIEHAVHPPVSPVRRFTLIGGLLGATFGYWVAIWTSDYWPLVVGGKAIASWVPYTIISFELMVLIGALATVAGMFINSRIPKITMTVGFDARFTSGDFGIFVEAAPERLREAESMLRQHGAVEVRGES; this is encoded by the coding sequence ATGCGTCGCGGACTCGTCGCTGCCTTCCCCCACCTCGATGACACGTGTGATGCCATCGAGGCACTCAAGAAGGCCAACTTCACGAACTTCACCGTTTACACGCCCACGCCGCGTCACGAGATCGAACACGCGGTCCACCCGCCGGTGAGCCCGGTCCGGCGCTTCACGCTGATCGGCGGGCTCCTTGGCGCGACGTTCGGCTACTGGGTCGCCATCTGGACCTCCGACTACTGGCCCCTGGTCGTCGGTGGCAAGGCGATCGCGAGCTGGGTGCCATACACGATCATCTCCTTCGAGCTGATGGTGCTGATCGGCGCACTGGCCACCGTGGCCGGCATGTTCATCAACTCGCGCATACCCAAGATCACGATGACCGTCGGGTTCGATGCCCGATTCACGAGCGGTGACTTCGGCATCTTCGTCGAGGCGGCACCCGAACGCCTCCGGGAAGCCGAGTCCATGCTGCGGCAGCACGGGGCCGTGGAGGTGCGCGGTGAGTCGTGA
- a CDS encoding carbohydrate ABC transporter permease encodes MRRDLAGMRAQRAMGYLAAFAIAAVMLIPFLWMVSTSLMGEFEVLQYPPPLVPASPQWRNFPEALTTLPFARFFLNSSIVALFTVTGQVITGACGGYALARFRFAGERAVFAAYLGALMIPGIVLLIPRFLLVDALGGVDTMAGLVSTELVSLWGVFMMRQFFVTMPRETEDAARIDGASEWTIFWRIAVPLARPALATFGLFAFIDAWKAFLWPLVITRSMGLRTVEVGIASFHGLYYANWPYQMAAAVTALLPVMAVFLLTQRYVTRGIQLTGLR; translated from the coding sequence ATGCGGCGTGATCTGGCGGGCATGCGCGCACAGCGCGCGATGGGCTACCTCGCGGCGTTCGCCATCGCCGCGGTGATGCTCATCCCGTTTCTCTGGATGGTGTCGACCTCGCTGATGGGCGAGTTCGAGGTGCTGCAGTACCCGCCGCCACTCGTTCCCGCATCACCGCAGTGGCGCAACTTTCCCGAAGCGCTCACCACGCTGCCCTTCGCCCGCTTCTTCCTCAACTCGTCGATCGTGGCGCTGTTCACGGTCACCGGCCAGGTGATCACCGGCGCGTGCGGCGGGTACGCGCTGGCGCGGTTCCGGTTCGCCGGCGAGCGTGCGGTGTTTGCGGCCTACCTCGGCGCGCTCATGATTCCCGGCATCGTCCTGCTCATTCCACGGTTTCTGCTCGTGGATGCACTGGGCGGCGTGGACACCATGGCCGGGCTCGTGTCCACGGAGCTCGTGTCACTCTGGGGCGTGTTCATGATGCGGCAGTTCTTCGTGACCATGCCGCGTGAGACCGAGGACGCCGCGCGCATCGACGGCGCGTCGGAGTGGACCATCTTCTGGCGGATTGCGGTCCCGCTGGCGCGTCCCGCGCTCGCAACCTTTGGCCTGTTCGCCTTCATCGATGCGTGGAAGGCCTTTCTCTGGCCCCTGGTGATCACGCGATCGATGGGGCTCCGGACCGTGGAGGTGGGCATCGCGTCGTTTCACGGTCTGTACTACGCCAACTGGCCGTACCAGATGGCCGCCGCCGTGACCGCGTTGCTCCCGGTGATGGCCGTCTTCCTCCTGACCCAGCGCTACGTCACACGCGGGATCCAGCTGACCGGTCTGCGCTGA
- a CDS encoding sugar ABC transporter substrate-binding protein produces the protein MRLGAALVVAACITACRGDGSTIVLHMTSWQTPAENAIDLPAIRAFEAAHPGVRVENEPVSNQAEYREKVITSIVSGAPPDVFLMDNIDVPAFAEAQVALDLAPFAARVGIDLAAYYPNVLSIFTHAGHVQAFPKGFSPMVYYYNRALFDAAGLPYPRDGWTWEEFLATARALTRDTDGDGAVDLWGTAVLRPFYAWQAMIWSAGGDILQPDGRSASGALDGAASIAALDFLTSLVTTHAVAPRPNAFRAVTGNETRLFYSGRLALLPSGHWLIPNIRAQLANGRLQLGVVSYPRAAGARVATPLFASGWAVPRNTPHRRLAVTLAAALSGEAAQRSRLDAGLELSAMPTVQAAFAATDSSGIDAAFARQVATGRPPWGARIARFREVEALLPEILDRVIIEGRPVADVAREVARRIDQVLAR, from the coding sequence GTGAGGCTCGGCGCTGCGCTCGTCGTGGCGGCATGCATCACCGCATGCCGAGGTGACGGCTCGACCATCGTGCTCCACATGACCTCGTGGCAAACCCCGGCGGAGAACGCCATCGACCTGCCGGCGATCCGCGCGTTCGAGGCCGCACATCCGGGCGTACGTGTCGAGAACGAACCGGTGAGCAATCAGGCCGAGTACCGCGAGAAGGTCATCACGTCGATCGTGTCGGGTGCGCCGCCTGACGTGTTCCTCATGGACAACATCGACGTGCCGGCGTTTGCCGAGGCGCAGGTGGCGCTCGACCTCGCGCCGTTTGCCGCGCGCGTCGGCATCGACCTCGCCGCCTACTACCCAAACGTCCTCAGCATCTTCACGCACGCAGGCCATGTGCAGGCGTTCCCGAAAGGGTTTTCGCCGATGGTCTACTACTACAACCGCGCCCTGTTTGACGCGGCCGGATTGCCGTACCCGCGCGACGGCTGGACCTGGGAAGAGTTCCTCGCGACCGCGCGCGCGCTCACACGCGACACCGATGGGGACGGCGCCGTGGATCTATGGGGAACGGCGGTGCTCCGTCCGTTCTATGCGTGGCAGGCCATGATCTGGTCGGCCGGCGGCGATATTCTGCAGCCGGACGGACGCTCGGCGAGCGGCGCGCTCGACGGTGCCGCCTCGATCGCCGCGCTCGACTTCCTCACGTCGCTCGTGACCACGCACGCCGTGGCACCGCGCCCGAATGCATTTCGCGCGGTCACCGGCAACGAGACGCGCCTGTTCTACAGCGGCCGTCTCGCGCTCCTGCCCAGCGGGCATTGGCTCATCCCGAACATCCGGGCGCAACTCGCCAACGGACGACTGCAACTCGGCGTGGTGTCGTACCCACGTGCGGCCGGGGCCCGTGTTGCCACGCCGCTGTTCGCGTCCGGTTGGGCGGTGCCGCGCAACACGCCGCATCGTCGGCTGGCCGTGACCCTGGCGGCCGCGCTGTCCGGTGAGGCGGCGCAGCGCTCGCGGCTCGACGCCGGCCTCGAACTGTCGGCCATGCCGACCGTGCAGGCCGCGTTTGCCGCCACCGACTCGTCAGGCATCGATGCCGCCTTCGCGCGGCAGGTGGCGACCGGACGGCCTCCGTGGGGCGCGCGGATCGCCCGCTTTCGCGAGGTGGAGGCGTTGCTCCCGGAGATTCTGGACCGCGTGATCATCGAAGGGCGCCCCGTGGCCGACGTGGCCCGCGAGGTTGCCCGACGCATCGACCAGGTGCTCGCGCGGTGA
- a CDS encoding DinB family protein: MKFSLDDARAVLVRTPATLRAMLGGLSTRWTDADEGPDTWSPWVILGHLVHGERTDWIARAMIILDQGPNRRFAPYDRFAQFTESKGKPVAELLDEFEALRRANLETVAAWNLGEPQFALEGTHPEFGAVTLRQLLSTWVAHDLGHIAQISRVMARQYREAVGPWVAYLPVLTDRRAVG, translated from the coding sequence CTGAAGTTCTCCCTTGACGACGCGCGCGCGGTCCTGGTGCGCACGCCCGCGACCCTGCGCGCCATGCTCGGCGGGCTCTCGACGCGCTGGACCGATGCCGATGAAGGGCCCGACACGTGGAGCCCCTGGGTCATCCTCGGGCACCTGGTGCACGGCGAGCGCACCGACTGGATCGCACGCGCCATGATCATTCTTGACCAGGGGCCGAACCGCCGGTTTGCGCCCTACGATCGCTTCGCGCAGTTCACGGAGAGCAAGGGCAAGCCGGTTGCCGAGCTGCTCGACGAGTTCGAGGCGCTGCGGCGCGCGAACCTCGAGACGGTCGCCGCATGGAACCTCGGCGAGCCCCAGTTCGCTCTCGAAGGGACGCATCCGGAGTTTGGCGCTGTCACGCTGCGTCAGCTCCTCTCCACCTGGGTCGCGCACGACCTCGGCCACATCGCCCAGATCTCGCGCGTGATGGCCAGGCAGTATCGCGAGGCCGTGGGACCGTGGGTGGCGTACCTGCCAGTACTCACCGACAGACGGGCGGTGGGATGA
- the trxA gene encoding thioredoxin: protein MPSLTLRCQFCDTWNRVDAERAEDRPKCGQCARFLLLDRPFALFADTFSRTIREAELPVFVDFYADWCGPCKMMAPAVDELALRNTGTALIAKLDTDGAPEISQSFGIRGIPTSIVFRGGKEVARASGALPLAALQGLLDRAGAA from the coding sequence ATGCCCTCCCTCACCCTTCGCTGCCAGTTCTGTGACACGTGGAACCGCGTGGACGCGGAGCGCGCCGAGGATCGACCCAAGTGCGGCCAGTGCGCGCGATTCCTCCTCCTCGACCGGCCCTTCGCCCTGTTCGCGGACACGTTCTCCAGGACGATCCGGGAAGCCGAGTTGCCGGTCTTTGTCGACTTCTACGCGGACTGGTGCGGGCCGTGCAAAATGATGGCCCCGGCCGTCGACGAGCTCGCGCTGCGAAATACCGGAACGGCACTCATCGCCAAGCTCGACACGGACGGGGCGCCGGAAATCAGCCAGTCGTTCGGCATCCGCGGCATTCCCACATCGATCGTGTTCCGGGGCGGCAAGGAGGTCGCGCGCGCCTCGGGAGCCCTGCCACTCGCCGCCCTCCAGGGGCTGCTCGATCGCGCCGGGGCCGCCTAA
- a CDS encoding sugar ABC transporter permease, with amino-acid sequence MIPTRAHAVNLAVTLCVVWAVASALILLRTTARTEFALAAAEARAVAASVDASWQPTRTPVRATEAVGRIVPVVRTMQRRVGEEARRLAVEDRALVLSGGFARYVSVPIKDADQWDIVGAVVLRAQWWRGLLWGLLTIGATTLVSALLARRAMRRVADSRDVPPWRALVETSAVLSVGMAVVAVLARFQVTRAELTLPAVSAASRFDPLVLSLPNHRVQTVALMLAFAATVCVLHALAWATSSRRPAGERREALAAWAFLAPSGLHLAVFTLGPLLFTAWLSFHDWDLLATSRPFVGLANYRELAGDPLFWRALGNTALYSLYVPVTMALALAAALVLDQPLRGMRVLRAIVFLPTVISYVAIAMVWQWLYHADYGLLNYVVRSLGGTGVDWLGDPRFALLAVMIVSAWVQVGYQVIVYLAGLQGIPAGLHEAARLDGASAWSRFRHITLPLLRPVSLYLFITGIIWSFQVFALVYVMTEGGPVHATDVLVYRIYQNAWEFRRMGYASAMSWVLFAILVVLTALQWRLLNRRVEHAA; translated from the coding sequence GTGATCCCCACCCGTGCGCACGCCGTGAACCTCGCCGTGACCCTGTGCGTGGTCTGGGCCGTGGCGTCCGCGCTCATCCTCCTGCGAACCACCGCGCGCACCGAGTTTGCGCTCGCGGCGGCCGAGGCACGCGCCGTCGCGGCGTCGGTCGACGCGAGCTGGCAGCCTACGCGCACGCCGGTGCGCGCGACGGAAGCCGTCGGTCGCATCGTGCCGGTGGTGCGCACCATGCAGCGGCGGGTTGGTGAGGAGGCGCGGCGCCTTGCGGTCGAAGACCGTGCGCTCGTGCTCTCCGGCGGGTTCGCCCGGTACGTGAGCGTACCGATCAAGGATGCCGACCAGTGGGACATCGTGGGGGCGGTGGTGCTGCGGGCCCAATGGTGGCGCGGACTCCTGTGGGGGCTCCTCACGATCGGGGCGACGACCCTGGTGAGTGCGCTGCTTGCCCGGCGCGCGATGCGGCGCGTCGCCGACTCGCGCGACGTCCCACCGTGGCGCGCCCTCGTCGAGACGAGTGCCGTGCTTTCGGTCGGCATGGCCGTCGTGGCCGTCCTGGCACGGTTTCAGGTCACCCGAGCGGAGCTCACCTTGCCGGCGGTCTCGGCGGCCAGCCGCTTCGATCCGCTGGTCCTTTCCCTGCCAAACCATCGTGTGCAGACGGTCGCACTGATGCTCGCGTTTGCGGCCACCGTCTGTGTGCTCCATGCGCTGGCGTGGGCCACGTCGTCGCGCCGGCCGGCGGGCGAGCGGCGCGAGGCACTCGCGGCGTGGGCGTTCCTCGCGCCCAGCGGCCTGCACCTCGCGGTGTTCACCCTCGGGCCGCTCCTGTTCACCGCCTGGCTCTCGTTCCACGACTGGGATCTCCTCGCGACGTCGCGGCCGTTCGTCGGGCTGGCCAACTACCGCGAACTGGCCGGCGATCCGCTGTTCTGGCGCGCGTTAGGCAACACGGCGCTCTATTCGCTCTACGTCCCGGTTACCATGGCGCTCGCCCTCGCCGCGGCGCTGGTGCTGGACCAGCCATTGCGTGGCATGCGCGTGCTGCGGGCCATCGTCTTCCTGCCCACCGTGATCTCGTACGTGGCGATCGCCATGGTGTGGCAGTGGCTCTATCACGCCGACTACGGACTGCTCAACTACGTCGTGCGTTCGCTTGGTGGTACCGGCGTCGACTGGCTGGGCGACCCACGCTTTGCGTTGCTCGCGGTGATGATCGTTTCGGCGTGGGTGCAGGTCGGCTACCAGGTCATCGTGTACCTGGCGGGCCTCCAGGGCATTCCAGCAGGCTTGCACGAAGCAGCGCGGCTCGACGGGGCGAGTGCGTGGAGTCGCTTCCGACACATCACGCTCCCGCTCCTGCGGCCCGTGTCGCTCTACCTGTTCATCACCGGCATCATCTGGTCGTTTCAGGTGTTCGCGCTCGTATATGTCATGACGGAGGGTGGTCCGGTCCACGCGACCGACGTGCTCGTCTACCGCATCTACCAGAATGCGTGGGAGTTTCGGCGGATGGGGTACGCGTCGGCGATGAGCTGGGTCCTCTTTGCGATTCTCGTCGTGCTCACCGCGCTGCAGTGGCGTCTGCTCAACCGCAGGGTCGAACATGCGGCGTGA
- a CDS encoding redoxin domain-containing protein, which yields MPSTSGEQVTLSAFRGRSPVLLCFFPAAFSSTCTSEFCDMRDSWDAYRAHGVEVFPVSVDSKYALAEYKAKYGFQVDLLSDMSREVSQAYGTYMPHRWWSNRAYFLVDRDGIVRWAHVEEHPGQRRSNEEVLAELAKLD from the coding sequence ATGCCCTCTACGTCGGGTGAGCAGGTCACGCTCTCGGCGTTTCGCGGGCGGAGCCCGGTGCTCCTCTGCTTCTTCCCGGCCGCGTTTTCGTCAACGTGTACCTCGGAGTTCTGCGACATGCGCGATTCGTGGGACGCGTACCGGGCCCACGGCGTCGAGGTCTTCCCCGTCAGCGTGGACTCGAAGTATGCGCTCGCGGAATACAAGGCAAAGTACGGCTTTCAGGTCGACCTCCTGAGCGACATGAGCCGAGAGGTCTCCCAGGCCTACGGCACGTACATGCCGCATCGCTGGTGGTCCAACCGGGCGTACTTCCTCGTCGATCGGGATGGGATCGTTCGCTGGGCCCACGTGGAGGAACACCCCGGCCAGCGACGCTCCAACGAGGAAGTGCTGGCTGAACTGGCGAAGCTGGACTGA
- the nrfD gene encoding polysulfide reductase NrfD, with translation MATSAEPMRPNIASADIQLPAVRDYEQVDREISATLKPSRGWFAALGIAILLFLWGAGSWTYQIYWGLGNAGYNPPVMWGVYIITFVFWVGIGHAGTLISAILYLFRAGFRTTIYRCAEAMTVFAVMTAGLFPIIHIGRPWKFFWLVPYPNWRLLWPNFKSPLVWDVFAISTYLTVSATFLYVGLIPDIAVLRDRETNPVRKRILAVMSLGWRNSEPEWRHFTRMYLFLAAFSTPLVLSVHSVVSFDFAMALTPGWHATIFPPYFVAGAIFSGIGMVFTIIIPIRKFFRLQHYVTVNHLDAAAKLCLFTSMVVGCAYIIEFWVAWYSGNMYEQDYFWNRVFGQWWWAAWIMLTCNVIFPLSLFSQKLRRNPSWLFILSIFINLGMWYERFVIIVPSLSHEFEPWQWSGYLPSWVDVSILIGSFGWFFMWFLLFIRQLPVVAIAEVKEVVPPKLRTHAVGHGIDAAGHHKTYGTETPGEFD, from the coding sequence ATGGCCACCTCTGCTGAGCCGATGCGCCCGAACATCGCGTCGGCCGACATCCAGCTCCCGGCGGTCAGGGATTACGAGCAGGTCGATCGCGAGATCTCGGCGACGCTCAAGCCGTCCAGGGGATGGTTCGCGGCGCTTGGCATCGCGATCCTCCTGTTCCTGTGGGGCGCCGGCAGCTGGACCTACCAGATCTACTGGGGCCTGGGCAACGCGGGCTACAACCCGCCGGTGATGTGGGGCGTGTACATCATCACCTTCGTGTTCTGGGTCGGTATCGGACACGCGGGCACGCTGATTTCCGCGATTCTGTATCTGTTCCGGGCCGGTTTTCGCACGACGATTTATCGATGCGCCGAAGCGATGACCGTGTTCGCCGTCATGACGGCGGGCCTCTTCCCGATCATCCATATCGGACGGCCGTGGAAGTTCTTCTGGTTGGTGCCGTACCCCAACTGGCGGCTGCTCTGGCCCAACTTCAAGAGCCCGCTGGTCTGGGACGTGTTCGCGATCTCGACGTACCTGACGGTGTCGGCGACGTTCCTCTACGTCGGCCTCATTCCTGACATCGCCGTGCTGCGCGACCGGGAAACGAACCCGGTGCGCAAGCGGATCCTGGCCGTGATGTCGCTGGGCTGGCGCAACTCCGAGCCCGAGTGGCGGCACTTCACTCGGATGTACCTGTTCCTCGCCGCGTTCTCGACGCCGCTCGTGCTCTCGGTGCACTCGGTGGTGTCGTTCGACTTTGCCATGGCGCTCACGCCCGGCTGGCACGCGACGATCTTCCCGCCCTACTTCGTCGCCGGTGCGATCTTCTCGGGCATCGGCATGGTGTTCACGATCATCATCCCGATCCGGAAGTTCTTCCGGCTGCAGCACTACGTCACGGTCAACCACCTGGACGCGGCGGCGAAGCTCTGCCTGTTCACGTCGATGGTGGTGGGGTGCGCCTACATCATCGAGTTCTGGGTCGCCTGGTACTCGGGCAACATGTACGAGCAGGACTACTTCTGGAACCGGGTGTTCGGGCAGTGGTGGTGGGCTGCGTGGATCATGCTGACGTGCAACGTGATCTTCCCGCTCTCGCTCTTCAGTCAGAAGCTCCGGCGCAATCCGTCGTGGCTCTTCATCCTGTCGATCTTCATCAACCTCGGCATGTGGTATGAGCGGTTCGTGATCATCGTTCCGTCGCTCTCGCACGAGTTCGAGCCGTGGCAGTGGTCGGGGTACCTGCCCAGCTGGGTCGACGTCTCGATCCTCATCGGGTCGTTCGGATGGTTCTTCATGTGGTTCCTGCTCTTCATCCGTCAGCTGCCGGTCGTGGCCATCGCCGAGGTGAAGGAGGTGGTGCCACCCAAGCTGCGCACGCACGCCGTGGGGCATGGCATCGATGCCGCCGGACACCACAAGACCTACGGGACCGAGACTCCGGGAGAATTCGACTGA
- a CDS encoding cytochrome c, protein MNGRTWPSTLTRLAFASVAVLPLTGCEWFTDFKRTPMVTTWEADSILKVRGAPVGSVPTTGMAVAAFQVSYTPSPAALDSVAALATNPTPVSEASLARGRMYFQINCAVCHGDTGKGDGGATRFGMVPMPIVAEVTKARSDGYLFAILRNGRGAMPSYNRIEEMERWDVVNYVRALQGTVTGVPFETGPLALPGVSGDKVPGATLLGPNHWVRPTSAAAPAASATPAPADSGAAAPQGAR, encoded by the coding sequence ATGAATGGTCGCACCTGGCCGTCGACCCTGACGCGACTCGCGTTCGCATCCGTCGCGGTACTGCCGCTCACGGGATGTGAGTGGTTCACGGACTTCAAGCGGACGCCGATGGTGACCACGTGGGAGGCGGATTCGATCCTCAAGGTGCGCGGCGCACCGGTGGGTTCGGTCCCGACGACGGGTATGGCCGTGGCCGCGTTTCAGGTCTCGTACACCCCAAGCCCCGCGGCCCTGGACTCGGTGGCCGCGCTCGCGACCAATCCCACGCCGGTGAGCGAAGCGTCGCTCGCCCGGGGTCGCATGTACTTCCAGATCAACTGTGCCGTGTGCCACGGTGACACCGGCAAGGGGGACGGCGGTGCGACCCGCTTTGGCATGGTGCCAATGCCGATTGTCGCCGAGGTGACCAAGGCGCGCAGCGATGGCTACCTGTTCGCAATCCTGCGAAACGGCCGCGGTGCCATGCCTTCGTACAACCGCATCGAAGAAATGGAACGATGGGACGTGGTGAACTACGTGCGCGCTCTGCAGGGGACCGTGACCGGCGTCCCGTTCGAGACAGGCCCGCTTGCATTGCCCGGCGTGAGCGGTGACAAGGTGCCAGGCGCCACGCTCCTCGGCCCGAACCACTGGGTGCGACCCACGTCGGCCGCCGCGCCGGCGGCATCGGCAACACCTGCACCAGCTGATAGCGGCGCCGCAGCGCCGCAGGGAGCCCGCTGA
- a CDS encoding protein kinase has protein sequence MPPPDARTTATDSLAAKLQGALGASYEIERELGGGGMSRVFLAADAELGRRVVIKVLREDVLEGLSRERFRREVLVSANLQHPNIVGVIAAGSADGLPYFVMPYVEGESLRAMLRREGSLGIPHSVAILRDIARALAFAHARGIVHRDIKPDNVLMAGGAAMVADFGVAKALVSARENERHPHGTLTGAGISLGTPAYMSPEQVAGDPDVDHRADIYAFGATGYELLTGQPPFARRSVAEQMSAHLVDEAAPVSTLRPGVPAALEQLIARCLEKEPSRRPQSANEILTLLDDPAVVSGEVASAQTPSLVLRRRVARRWWPVAAAAIALLVGAGAWLAQRTPVASAPAAAVVTPALPDIPLGVTALAVFPLVSIAQDTSDNYIAAGMTEALTNAFAGLPSVRVTSRTAVEQSLRLGQPLAAVARQLGVTMYVEGTVQSASDRLRVTVRLVDADDGFTVWSDVYESTDKDLLGTQSEIAAAVAEAFSQGTFDPAVRQAAKAR, from the coding sequence ATGCCACCGCCCGACGCCAGGACGACCGCGACCGACAGCCTTGCCGCCAAGCTGCAAGGGGCGTTGGGCGCGTCGTACGAGATCGAGCGTGAACTGGGTGGTGGGGGCATGTCGCGGGTGTTCCTGGCCGCCGACGCCGAGCTGGGCCGACGCGTAGTCATCAAGGTGCTCAGGGAGGACGTGCTGGAAGGCCTCTCGCGCGAGCGGTTCCGGCGCGAAGTACTCGTTTCGGCCAACCTGCAGCACCCGAACATCGTTGGCGTGATCGCGGCGGGATCGGCCGACGGGCTGCCGTACTTCGTAATGCCCTACGTGGAGGGCGAGTCGCTGCGCGCAATGCTGCGCCGCGAAGGTTCGCTGGGCATTCCGCACAGCGTCGCGATCCTGCGCGACATCGCGCGCGCTCTCGCGTTTGCGCACGCGCGCGGCATCGTCCATCGCGACATCAAGCCGGACAACGTGTTGATGGCGGGCGGCGCCGCCATGGTCGCCGACTTCGGAGTCGCCAAGGCGCTCGTGTCGGCGCGCGAGAACGAGCGGCATCCGCACGGTACGCTCACCGGCGCCGGCATCTCCCTCGGGACGCCCGCGTACATGTCGCCGGAGCAGGTGGCCGGCGATCCGGATGTCGACCATCGGGCCGACATCTACGCGTTCGGCGCGACCGGATACGAACTGCTCACGGGCCAGCCACCGTTCGCGCGCCGCTCGGTCGCCGAGCAGATGTCGGCACACCTCGTGGACGAGGCGGCCCCGGTCTCCACGCTGCGGCCGGGTGTGCCGGCGGCGCTCGAACAGCTCATCGCGCGCTGCCTCGAGAAGGAGCCGTCGCGTCGCCCGCAGTCGGCCAACGAGATCCTGACCCTGCTCGACGATCCTGCGGTCGTGAGTGGTGAAGTGGCTTCAGCGCAGACACCCAGCCTGGTGCTGCGCCGCCGGGTTGCGCGCCGATGGTGGCCTGTGGCCGCCGCCGCGATTGCGCTCCTGGTTGGGGCCGGCGCGTGGCTCGCTCAGCGCACTCCCGTCGCGTCGGCTCCGGCCGCTGCCGTCGTGACGCCCGCACTGCCCGACATCCCCCTTGGGGTCACCGCGCTTGCTGTCTTTCCGCTCGTGAGCATTGCCCAGGACACGTCGGACAACTACATCGCGGCGGGCATGACCGAAGCGCTCACCAACGCCTTTGCGGGGCTACCCAGCGTCCGCGTGACGTCGCGCACGGCGGTGGAACAGTCCCTGCGCCTGGGACAGCCGCTGGCCGCGGTCGCCAGGCAGCTCGGCGTCACGATGTATGTGGAGGGTACCGTACAGAGCGCGTCCGATCGTCTGCGCGTGACGGTGCGCCTCGTCGACGCGGACGACGGCTTTACGGTGTGGTCCGACGTGTACGAGAGCACCGACAAGGATCTGCTCGGGACGCAATCCGAGATTGCTGCCGCGGTGGCCGAGGCCTTTTCTCAGGGGACGTTCGACCCCGCAGTGCGCCAGGCCGCCAAGGCGCGTTAG
- a CDS encoding ABC transporter ATP-binding protein produces the protein MAGVTLQQLAKRFPDGSTAVSGLSLEVKDGEFLVLVGPSGCGKTTALRMIAGLETPSSGRVIIGDEDVTDVAPGRRDVAMVFQNYALYPHFTVRENIGFPLRMRRMPSADAAQRIGEVAESLHIESMLDKRPGELSGGQRQRVALARALVRQPAVFLFDEPLSNLDAQVRATTRAELVRLHRQLGTTMIYVTHDQVEAMSMAQRVAVMHEGRLEQLAAPLEVYRTPATLFTARFVGAPSINCLVGHVAAEGDRQRFIGPITVDVSSPLLADATLALRPEQVRLVAAETPYAAVVLLVEPLGAETILHLRLHGGAELTSRMAGPPSVEVGARVHLSLDTAGALVYDGTGRLVGRGRA, from the coding sequence ATGGCCGGCGTCACGCTGCAGCAACTGGCGAAGCGATTTCCCGACGGGAGCACCGCGGTGTCGGGACTCTCGCTCGAAGTGAAGGACGGCGAGTTCCTGGTCCTCGTGGGGCCGTCAGGGTGTGGCAAGACCACCGCGCTGCGCATGATCGCCGGCCTCGAGACGCCGTCATCGGGACGCGTCATCATTGGCGACGAGGACGTGACCGACGTGGCGCCCGGGCGGCGCGACGTGGCCATGGTCTTCCAGAACTACGCGCTCTACCCGCACTTCACCGTGCGCGAGAACATCGGCTTTCCGCTTCGGATGCGGCGCATGCCGTCGGCCGACGCGGCGCAGCGCATCGGGGAGGTCGCCGAGTCGTTGCACATCGAGTCGATGCTCGACAAGCGGCCCGGTGAGCTGTCCGGCGGGCAGCGCCAGCGGGTGGCGCTCGCTCGCGCCCTCGTCAGGCAGCCGGCCGTCTTCCTGTTCGATGAGCCGCTCTCCAACCTCGACGCCCAGGTCCGCGCCACCACCCGCGCCGAACTGGTGCGCCTCCACCGGCAACTGGGCACGACGATGATCTACGTGACTCACGACCAGGTCGAAGCGATGTCGATGGCGCAGCGCGTGGCGGTGATGCACGAGGGGCGCCTCGAACAGCTTGCCGCGCCGCTCGAGGTCTATCGCACGCCGGCCACGCTCTTCACGGCACGGTTTGTCGGCGCGCCGTCGATCAATTGCCTCGTCGGTCACGTCGCCGCCGAAGGCGACCGACAGCGGTTCATCGGACCGATCACCGTGGACGTTTCGTCGCCATTGCTTGCCGATGCCACGCTGGCCCTGCGTCCCGAACAGGTCCGCCTCGTCGCTGCGGAAACCCCATACGCGGCCGTCGTGCTCCTGGTCGAGCCACTGGGCGCGGAGACGATTCTTCACCTGCGACTGCACGGCGGCGCCGAGCTGACCTCGCGCATGGCGGGGCCGCCGTCGGTCGAAGTCGGCGCCCGTGTGCACCTCAGCCTCGATACCGCCGGCGCCCTCGTCTATGATGGCACCGGACGACTGGTGGGGAGGGGGAGGGCGTGA